DNA sequence from the Actinacidiphila yeochonensis CN732 genome:
CTGCGGGACGGGATTCGGTGTCGGCCTGGTCGTCATCGTCCGCGGGCTCTTGCGACGGGACCCGGACGACCCCGGTGTCGGAGGCCCGGGGCTTGGACACGCTGTGGTGAGGCTGCTGCCGGCCGGATGGACGTCGCGCAGGATGGTGACCGCCGCGGTTGGGGGGTTGGTCGCAGGAGCGGTGACGTCGTGGCCGGTGGCCGGGATTCTCACCGCGGTCGGCGTGCTGACCCTGCCGGGGCTGCTGGGTTCGGATCGGGGTGCGGCCCGGCGGACGGAGCGCCTGGAGGCGCTGGCCACCTGGACGGAGATGCTGCGCGACACCTTGGCGGCGGCGGCCGGGCTGGAGCAGGCGGTACTGGCCACGGCGGGCATCGCTCCCGCGGCATTGAAACACGAACTACAGCATGTGGCACGGGCCTTGAGATCAGGCAGGCCTCTGCCGGGGGTGCTACGGGACTTCGCCCGGAGCGCCGACGATCCGCTGGCCGACGTGGTGGTGGCCGCGCTGGTGATGGCGGCCGAGCAGCAGACGAGCCACCTGTCGCGGCTGCTGGGTGAGTTGGCGGAGGCGGTACGCGAGCAGGTGGCGATGCGGCAGCGCGTCAGTGCCGGCCGCGCCAGCGTGAGGACCGGCATCCGCGTCACGGTGATCGTCACCCTGGGGATGGCGGTGGGCCTGGTGGTCCTCAACCGCCCCTACATGGCGCCGTACGACTCACTGAGCGGGCAGGCCGTCCTCGCGGTGGTCGGAGCGCTGTTCGCGGCGGGGTTCGTCTGCCTCACGGTCATCGGCCGTCTGGACGAACCCGTCCGGCTCCTCGGCCCCGCCGCGCAGCAGGAGGAAGCGGTGGCGGCAGGCAAGGGGGACCTGCGGTGATCGTCATCGTGTTGGGTGCTCTCTTCGGCGGCGGAGCAACGGTCCTGGTCTACGGCCTGTGCCCCCCTCGGCCCGCTCTGGTTGACGTCCTGGCGGCGCTTGACGCACCCACTCCGCCGCGCCAGCCGCGGATTCCGGATCGTGACAACGCCGAGTGGGCGACCCGGCTGGGCAGCCGAGCGGTGCCGCTGATCCGGGCACTCGGCTTCCCGACAGCCGCCCTCCGCCTGGACCTGGCTGCGTGCGGCACGGCCGAGGACGCGCACCTGGCCGGGAAGGCGGTGTGTGCGGCGGCGGGGCTGGTCATGCCCTGGTCGGCCGTCGTGCTGCTGCGTGTGGGCGCGGGGATCACGCTCGGGTGGACGGTGCCGGTCGGCGGCTGCCTCGCCCTGGCCGTCGTGCTGTTCTTCGCACCCGACCTGAGGCTGCGCAAGCAGGCCCAGCGGCGGCGCCGCGAGATGCGGCACACCCTCAGCCTCGTTCTGGACCTCACGGTGATCGCTCTGGCCGGCGGCGCGGGGGTCCAGCAAGCCCTCACCCAGGCGGTCGCCGCTCCTGCGGGCTGGGCCGCCGGAAAACTGCGCCACGCCCTCCACGTAGCGCAGCTCACCCGCACCCCACCCGCCGTTCAGCTGGACAATCTCGGGCGCACACTCGGCGTTGCCGACCTGACCGAACTGGCTGCGGCGCTGAGCCTGGCCGGGAGCGAGGGCGCCAAGATCCGCGACTCACTTGCCGCGAAGGCGCGGGCCATGCGCCGGCGCCGGATCGCGGAGGCCGACGAGGCGGCGCAGGCGGCAACGGAGCAGATGTCCCTGCCGGTGGTGGCGCTGTTCGCCGCGTTCCTGGTGCTGATCGGCTATCCCGCTCTCGACTTCGTCCTGTCCATGAACTGACCCTGAACCGTACGACCGAAGGAGAAGGTGCTTCCTGATGCTCCGCTTCGACCACTTGGCCCTTCTGGTCCGCGTCCACCTGGCCGACGTGCGCTCCCGCGCCCGCCAGGACGCGGGGTACACCACCGAGACCATCGTGATCACCGCCCTGCTGGCGATCCTCGCCATGACCGTGGTCGGCATCATCGTCGCGAAGGTCACGGCCAAGGCGCACGGCATCTCGCTGGGCTGACCGGTGACCGTTCCCACCACCAGGCCGCGCGACGATCGCG
Encoded proteins:
- a CDS encoding type II secretion system F family protein gives rise to the protein MTSWPVAGILTAVGVLTLPGLLGSDRGAARRTERLEALATWTEMLRDTLAAAAGLEQAVLATAGIAPAALKHELQHVARALRSGRPLPGVLRDFARSADDPLADVVVAALVMAAEQQTSHLSRLLGELAEAVREQVAMRQRVSAGRASVRTGIRVTVIVTLGMAVGLVVLNRPYMAPYDSLSGQAVLAVVGALFAAGFVCLTVIGRLDEPVRLLGPAAQQEEAVAAGKGDLR
- a CDS encoding type II secretion system F family protein; its protein translation is MIVIVLGALFGGGATVLVYGLCPPRPALVDVLAALDAPTPPRQPRIPDRDNAEWATRLGSRAVPLIRALGFPTAALRLDLAACGTAEDAHLAGKAVCAAAGLVMPWSAVVLLRVGAGITLGWTVPVGGCLALAVVLFFAPDLRLRKQAQRRRREMRHTLSLVLDLTVIALAGGAGVQQALTQAVAAPAGWAAGKLRHALHVAQLTRTPPAVQLDNLGRTLGVADLTELAAALSLAGSEGAKIRDSLAAKARAMRRRRIAEADEAAQAATEQMSLPVVALFAAFLVLIGYPALDFVLSMN